One segment of Falco peregrinus isolate bFalPer1 chromosome 4, bFalPer1.pri, whole genome shotgun sequence DNA contains the following:
- the HIKESHI gene encoding protein Hikeshi isoform X1 — MFGCLVTGRLVQAAPQQVAEDKFVFDLPDYENINHVVVFMLGTIPFPEGMGGSVYFCYPDPSGMAVWQLLGFVTNEKPSAIFKISGLKSGKGSQHPFGAMNLPQTPTVAQIGISVELLENLAQQTPVANAAVSSVDSFTEFTQKMLDNFYNFASSFAVTQAQMTPNPSEAFIPANVVLKWYENFQRRLTQNPLFWKT, encoded by the exons ATGTTCGGCTGCCTGGTGACGGGCAGGCTG GTACAAGCAGCTCCCCAACAAGTGGCTGAGGACAAATTTGTATTTGATTTACCGGACTATGAAAACATCAACCATGTAGTGGTCTTCATGCTGGGAACTATACCATTTCCAGAAGGAATGGGAGGATCTGTCTATTTTTGTTATCCAGACCCGAGTGGGATGGCAgtgtggcagctgctggggtttgTGACTAATGAAAAGCCAAGTGCCATCTTCAAAATTTCTGGTCTGAAATCTG GGAAGGGAAGTCAGCATCCCTTTGGTGCCATGAACCTCCCTCAGACGCCAACGGTGGCCCAGATTGGAATCTCAGTGGAACTGCTGGAGAACCTGGCCCAGCAGACTCCCGTTGCAAATGCTGCTGTGTCATCAGTAGATTCATTCACAGAG ttCACTCAGAAGATGTTGGACAACTTCTATAACTTTGCTTCCTCATTTGCTGTTACTCAGGCACAGATGACCCCAAATCCTTCTGAAGCTTTCATTCCTGCAAATGTAGTTCTGAAATG gtaTGAGAACTTTCAGAGACGTCTGACACAGAACCCTCTCTTCTGGAAAACATAA
- the HIKESHI gene encoding protein Hikeshi isoform X2, with translation MLGTIPFPEGMGGSVYFCYPDPSGMAVWQLLGFVTNEKPSAIFKISGLKSGKGSQHPFGAMNLPQTPTVAQIGISVELLENLAQQTPVANAAVSSVDSFTEFTQKMLDNFYNFASSFAVTQAQMTPNPSEAFIPANVVLKWYENFQRRLTQNPLFWKT, from the exons ATGCTGGGAACTATACCATTTCCAGAAGGAATGGGAGGATCTGTCTATTTTTGTTATCCAGACCCGAGTGGGATGGCAgtgtggcagctgctggggtttgTGACTAATGAAAAGCCAAGTGCCATCTTCAAAATTTCTGGTCTGAAATCTG GGAAGGGAAGTCAGCATCCCTTTGGTGCCATGAACCTCCCTCAGACGCCAACGGTGGCCCAGATTGGAATCTCAGTGGAACTGCTGGAGAACCTGGCCCAGCAGACTCCCGTTGCAAATGCTGCTGTGTCATCAGTAGATTCATTCACAGAG ttCACTCAGAAGATGTTGGACAACTTCTATAACTTTGCTTCCTCATTTGCTGTTACTCAGGCACAGATGACCCCAAATCCTTCTGAAGCTTTCATTCCTGCAAATGTAGTTCTGAAATG gtaTGAGAACTTTCAGAGACGTCTGACACAGAACCCTCTCTTCTGGAAAACATAA